A stretch of Lathyrus oleraceus cultivar Zhongwan6 chromosome 6, CAAS_Psat_ZW6_1.0, whole genome shotgun sequence DNA encodes these proteins:
- the LOC127094717 gene encoding zinc finger BED domain-containing protein RICESLEEPER 2-like, whose translation MSYSTSLESLGDSQSLPKDGEECLNVLNPIIDLNANTNEEPLTNESTSANEVVNEENVESNDIVIQKSKRKKTSLVWDHFKKVELKNGKKWQCIHCKNSYSVVASGSTSHLMRHLIQTCHVYKKLVAQQKKLNFQPAKSKIDEKLSGPLLMNSGGKYDHERQREATAHWIMMHEHAFSIVEEEGFHFMMKCSNISYEKISRKTLKNDCIAVYEAERKKLKSTLRTVNKICLTTDLWKSQNQKIKYMVLTGHFIDADWVLQKRILSFVHVPPPRRGVDIVDAIFKCLKDWGIENKIFSVSVDNAHYNDKCLKELKVLILRHRKLVLDGKLFHVRCCAHILNLLVQDGIGKIAKIVEDVRESVKFINQSEARLQTFSQIVQQLKLGGKKLILDCPTRWNSTYQMLSVVMQFKEVFPRFQDREPSYTTLPDDDDWEKVEKVSKLLEVFNVVTNIISGSEYPTANLYLAEVF comes from the coding sequence ATGTCATACAGTACCTCACTTGAATCATTGGGAGATTCACAATCACTACCAAAAGATGGAGAAGAGTGTTTAAATGTATTGAATCCTATCATTGATTTAAATGCAAATACTAATGAAGAACCACTAACAAATGAATCAACATCGGCAAATGAAGTTgtgaatgaagaaaatgttgagagcaaTGACATTGTTATTCAAAAGTCCAAGAGGAAGAAAACTTCTCTAGTTTGGGATCACTTCAAAAAAGTGGAATTAAAGAATGGAAAAAAATGGCAATGTATACACTGTAAAAACAGTTATTCTGTTGTTGCTAGTGGATCAACCAGTCATTTGATGAGGCATTTAATACAAACGTGTCATGTTTACAAGAAGCTAGTAGCAcaacaaaaaaaattaaacttTCAGCCAGCAAAAAGCAAGATTGATGAGAAGCTTTCTGGACCACTACTAATGAATTCAGGAGGTAAATATGACCATGAAAGACAACGAGAAGCCACCGCACATTGGATTATGATGCATGAACATGCATTTAGTATTGTTGAGGAAGAAGGTTTTCATTTTATGATGAAGTGTTCTAATATTTCATATGAGAAAATTAGTCGGAAGACATTGAAGAATGATTGTATTGCTGTTTATGAAGCTGAAAGAAAAAAGTTGAAGTCTACTTTAAGGACAGTAAATAAGATTTGTTTGACCACTGATTTATGGAAGTCACAAAATCAGAAGATAAAATACATGGTGTTAACTGGCCATTTCATTGATGCTGACTGGGTTTTGCAGAAACGCATTCTTAGTTTTGTTCATGTTCCTCCTCCTCGGCGTGGTGTTGATATTGTTGATGCTATCTTCAAATGTCTTAAAGACTGGGgtattgaaaataaaatatttagtGTGTCAGTGGATAATGCACATTACAATGATAAATGTTTGAAAGAGTTAAAAGTTCTGATTTTAAGGCACCGAAAATTAGTGTTAGATGGAAAGTTATTTCATGTGCGTTGTTGTGCGCATATACTAAATTTGCTTGTTCAAGATGGTATTGGGAAAATAGCAAAAATAGTTGAAGACGTGCGTGAAAGTGTGAAGTTCATCAATCAGTCTGAAGCAAGGTTGCAAACATTCTCACAAATAGTTCAACAACTAAAGCTTGGTGGTAAAAAATTAATTCTTGATTGCCCTACTCGTTGGAACTCCACCTATCAAATGTTGTCAGTTGTAATGCAGTTCAAAGAAGTCTTCCCTCGTTTTCAAGATCGAGAACCAAGCTATACAACTCTTCCAGATGATGATGATTGGGAAAAGGTTGAAAAAGTTTCCAAGTTGCTAGAGGTATTTAATGTTGTTACAAATATTATTTCAGGTAGTGAATATCCAACTGCTAACTTATATCTTGCTGAGGTATTTTGA
- the LOC127093147 gene encoding uncharacterized protein LOC127093147, whose product MGTREVYEEKLRNGNLHHDPTINPGLGSARCPRCLSLLNPNSERGEWTITPVLHDATAVVGSGFGGMISAVHGLNRGLPYLQNRLKGPKWLPFLVGIPPLLIFSGASAAFGGYVLPKFAQLTVTSYYASSSASHYGISLPTRHIEENYNSNNQHLKRL is encoded by the exons ATGGGTACTAGAGAGGTGTACGAAGAGAAACTGAGGAATGGAAATCTCCACCACGATCCAACCATAAACCCTGGCCTTGGTTCTGCTCGTTGCCCTCGTTGTCTATCTCTTCTCAATCCTAATTCC GAAAGAGGTGAATGGACTATTACTCCCGTCTTGCATGATGCCACTGCCGTC GTTGGCTCGGGGTTTGGCGGAATGATTAGTGCAGTTCATGGTTTGAATAGAG GGTTGCCATATCTTCAAAATCGTCTGAAAGGACCGAAGTGGCTGCCTTTTCTTGTTGGG ATCCCTCCATTGTTGATATTTTCAGGAGCAAGTGCTGCATTTGGAG GTTATGTGCTTCCAAAGTTTGCCCAACTCACAGTGACATCCTATTATGCAAGCTCAAGTGCATCCCACTATGGAATCTCACTTCCCACCCGGCATATTGAAGAGAACTACAATTCCAATAATCAGCATCTCAAGCGGCTGTGA